The genomic DNA TAAAAGATATAACAAGATCAAGTTAATGATTAATTTATCATATTCTATCGGCTCATCTAACACTAGATTGAGACATGATGAAACGATTTTCATATCTCGTCTCTTTTTTTGACCACCAAAcgataataatattttaataatttactatcaaaattgaattcataaattttgaattacttttattattatattgaaaGGAAAAGACAAATAACATACATGTATATGCAATatacaaaaaattgataaacaagaaatatataatacaacgagaaaagaaaaatctagaatattttccatttccatccactaaaatatttatttatgctcAACATTTATATAAGCAGTagcaaaatgaaaaatatgggTTTGGAAGAAGACAATCACCATAAGTTGCATGCTCTATGTTGATGCATACTTCATTACAAGAGGACTTGTCACAACCATACTCCGATTGTGTATGATGATAGTTAATTTCacaaattttttcttcttcctctacacaaaaaaataaaaaaaaataaaatgaaaaatgtaaGTTAGGCTTAAAATTGAATAACGTACCAGAGAGAATAACTCTAAGTTGCTTAGTTAGTTTGTACCTGATGCAGAAATAAGGAGAACGACAAGACAAATGAACATGAAGACAGTGTAGAATTTACTAGTCGAGGAAATCATGATTTCTAAATCTAAATATtggtctataaaaaaaatgttagcaaCACTATGTTTGtgtctatatgtatatattagaactAATATAGGTAGACATGACAAAACaagttgaatatttttaaaatgatatgtCGATATAGTCTCTCTAAGAGCCAACTGTGAAAAGTGTATTGAgctgaaaatcaatttttttatttatattatcaaTTTGTTTTAATCTGTCCATATAGTCTCTCTAGGAGCCAACAACATTTGACAAAGTTTATGGGGCTGGAAATCaaacttttaatttattattatcaatttcttttaatttgtaCATATAGTCTATCTAGGAGGTAAACCATGACAAAACTTATTGAAcaagaaatcaaataatttgaagGTTATATGTAAGGGTGATAATAGACCAAATCGACAGTTGTTTGCGACCTATCATACGACATGTCTAGCCTAGGGAAAGTCTATCATTGTGACTTCTTCCCACAACCTCAATATCAAGGGAGTCTGCTCACAAAAGTTCATTGTAATAAAAAAGCAAGAAGTAAAGAAACAAAACTGTATTGAAACTGCAAATAAGACACAAGAGTTTCTATGTGTAATGGATGATGAGAAAAGTTTAGATTACAAGCAAATATATAGACATTAAGCCACAAATTTGTGTGTTAGGAGTAAGTGTTGTTAATTACAAGAAACTATTGGAATCCGCAAAGTATAACTCCCAAATTATCTTTAGACTATGGTCGTAATGTGGCATTACATGCACATGCAATGTTTTATGTCTTgtattcttttgaaattttttttttattttaaataattctattttttctatGCAAGTTTTCTGACGAGAAAACTCAAAATTAAGAAGGCCAAACATAAAatagaattattattaataaaggcCCCACATAAAATGAATACTGATTGGGGATAGCTCAATAAGTTGAGCTAAAGGTTTACAAAGTTAAGAAGTTAAAAGATAGGGATTAAGTTTCGGATAAATAATACTTCTTCagtttctttttaagtgtcgttttagggtgaattttttgttcctatttaactgtcgttttggtattttaaagtacgatttgtcaattataccaTTTGTCAGTTACTCgtatctttttctttgtttgattactcttatcttttttaataaaactaattaatgctatatatttggaaaactaaagcttatttttttaaacaaagtttattttatgtttaaaacaaaatttgtttcttgttatcttcatatttaaagaaaattttgttacatataataatgattttatgaagagttaaaattctataaataagatgaaTAATTGCTAAATTTTCAAGTGCAAAGTAAAAGAACAATTtgagagaaaaacaaataaaaactccatgaatgttcaaaaggaagaaagagtGGAAGACTCGTTAGAATTGTTGATGGAAAATGAAGAGGGGGAAGTAGTTGAAGACTCATTTGACAAGatacaagaacaaaaacaagatgataatgaagaagaagaagtttcaCCGTGAGTACCAatggattttgatttaaatgaaGATGCagattatgaagaaaaaaaaattgttggagaaaaagatagtaaataacaaatgtttgttcatgtaaaaaaaaaaaacaaatgtttgttacgatcttaaaaaaaaatgtttgttatgagaaaaatataacatattaaatttattggaaagataaagTGTGCGTCAAAAAGTAGAGATATATTGGTGGATTAAATTGAGggtataataaaaagaaaatgtgcaaaaatacacTTTGTTATTTTTGTGGAAATTTTCGAAAACGACATTAAAAAAGGAACGGGGGAGTAATATCTATGCTTAGCATTTGAAGTAGCAAACACAAAATGAAATCATTGAGCTCACGGGAAAACAATCACCATAAGTTGCATGCATCATTTTCATGCAAACCAGATTACACGCAGACTTATCACAAGCATATTTTGAAATTGTGAGAGGCATAATTTTACAAATGTCTTCTTCCACCTCTACacaataaatatagaaaattaaaaatgtaagcttaaaattgaataaagtaCAGGAGGGAATAAGTATTGGTTTCTTAGTTAGATTATACCCAATGTGGAAATAGGGAGAATGACAATAAAGATGAACATGATGACAATGTCGAATTTATTAACAGTGGAAgtcataatttttaaatgtaaGTAACATTCTCTACAAAAGGTACCAACCAACTTCTTGAGTCTATGTATATATAGAGAGAGCAATATAGATAGACATGAAGAAACaagttgaatatatttttaaattatctaCCCATACAATTGTCTAGGAGCCAAGACATGATAAAGTTTATTGgggtgaaaataaaattttcaatttattattttttaaaggattttca from Medicago truncatula cultivar Jemalong A17 chromosome 8, MtrunA17r5.0-ANR, whole genome shotgun sequence includes the following:
- the LOC25500289 gene encoding uncharacterized protein isoform X1, which encodes MTSTVNKFDIVIMFIFIVILPISTLEVEEDICKIMPLTISKYACDKSACNLVCMKMMHATYEEEEKICEINYHHTQSEYGCDKSSCNEVCINIEHATYEAKEKNCRVKHHTNVEHTNGCDKSNCNEVCINKDHATYGYCVPSIPYFSFCFCYFC
- the LOC25500289 gene encoding uncharacterized protein isoform X2 — protein: MTSTVNKFDIVIMFIFIVILPISTLEVEEDICKIMPLTISKYACDKSACNLVCMKMMHATYEEEEKICEINYHHTQSEYGCDKSSCNEVCINIEHATYAKQTNKRNKQEKN